The following are encoded together in the Carassius auratus strain Wakin chromosome 34, ASM336829v1, whole genome shotgun sequence genome:
- the LOC113053293 gene encoding uncharacterized protein LOC113053293, which yields MTLREAGQQVQPNLSRYTVASFIRTFRNINRIARRPDVGGRGRMFTPEQETHIVNMVIANNAIRLREIQQRIIDNDTIFQNIHSVRISALSRVLARHRIRMKQIYRVPFERNTERVKQLRYDYVQRGMELEADAMGHELLLVDEAGFNLRKTRRHGRNITGHRAIINVPGQHGGNITMCAAISQNGVVHHHANHRPIQHCTHYCIPGHLT from the exons ATGACCCTGAGGGAAGCTGGCCAACAGGTTCAGCCTAATTTGAGCCGCTACACTGTGGCAAGCTTCATTAGGACATTTCGAAATATTAATCG aattgctAGACGTCCAGATGTTGGGGGCAGAGGAAGAATGTTCACTCCAGAGCAAGAGACCCATATAGTGAACATGGTGATTGCCAATAATGCAATAAGACTGCGCGAAATACAGCAGCGCATAATTGATAATGACACCATCTTTCAAAATATACACAGTGTAAGGATTTCTGCACTAAGTCGTGTACTTGCGCGCCACAGAATAAGAATGAAGCAAATTTACAGAGTTCCTTTCGAGAGAAACACAGAACGTGTAAAGCAACTGCGTTATGACTATGTGCAG AGAGGGATGGAACTAGAAGCAGATGCCATGGGACATGAGTTACTTTTGGTAGATGAGGCCGGTTTTAACCTCCGTAAAACCAGGAGACATGGCAGGAACATTACTGGACACCGTGCCATCATCAATGTCCCAGGACAACATGGTGGTAACATAACCATGTGTGCAGCTATAAGCCAAAATGGTGTTGTTCACCATCATGCCAACCATAGGCCCATACAACACTGCACACATTATTGCATTCCTGGACACCTTACATGA